Within the Arthrobacter sp. UKPF54-2 genome, the region CTTCACCAGGGAGGACACATCGGAGGGTTCCTGGGCGAGGAGCCAGAGGATGTGCAGCCGGGTCGGGTCCGAGAGCATCCGGAAGGTGGCCGTGGCGGCGTCGAGGCGCCGGGCGTCAGGTGCCGAGTTATGGTGCAGGCTGGGCTCGTTCGCCCGCTTTACGCTGTCCACCCGTTCACCCCTTCGTGGATGCCGGCGCGTGGCTGGTCTTCGCGGTCGCGGGCCAGAATGCCAGCCCGGCCACGGAGCCGAGGGCCGCCACCGCCGCGAGGGCGGCGGCCGCGGCCGGCTGGCCCGCTGTGGCGCCGATCCAGCCGGCCGCCGGGTAGGTGAGGATGAAGCAGGCGTGGGAGAGGGAGAACTGGGCGGTGAAAATGTAGGAGCGGGTGCTGTCCGTCGCGGCACGGCGCAGCAGCCGGGCCGACGGTGTGTTGATCATGGACGTTCCGGCTCCGAGCAGCACCCACAGGCCCAGCAGCACGGGCCACGGCCCCGAGAAGGCCAGCAGCACGAAGGCCCCGGCGAGGCCGACGGAGAGCAGGACGGCCCCCATGGCCATCAGGGTGCGGTCAGCGGTCCGGTCCAGGATCCTGGGCGCCGCCAGGGCGATCACCATCGATCCGGCGCCGAAACAGGCCAGAGCGACGGCGACGTCGGCGTTGGACCCGCCGAACAGCTCCCGGGCGTACACCACGGTGTTGACCAGCACGAGTGCCGTGGCAGCGGCCACCACGAGGTTCAGCGCCATCAGGCCCCGCAGTTCCGGAGTCCTGGCAAAGATCCGGGCTCCCAAGGTGGTGCGGTGCCACAGCGAACCCTCCAGCGGAGCTGCGTGCGCGGCCGGCAGCGCGGTGGTGATCACCAGCGCCGCCGAGACCAGGAACCCGGCCACGGTGCCGAGGAACAGTTCGTGGAAGGACAGGACCGTCAGCAGGGCTGCAGCGAGGGCGGGGCTGAGCAGGGATTCGAGGTCGTAGGCAAGGCGCGAGAGTGACAGGGCGCGGGTGTAGTGCCGCTCGTCGGGCAGGACCACCGGGATCAGCGCCTGAAAGGCGGGGGTGAACGTTGCCGAGGCACTCTGCAGCACGAAGACCAGCACGTAGATCTGCCAGGCCTGGTCAACCGCCGGCAGCATCAGAGCGATGCCCGCACGGATCAGGTCCGCGCCAACCAGCACCGCCTTCTTGGGCAGCCGCTCCACGAGGGCGGCCATCAGGGGCGCCACAAAAACGTAGGCGAGCATCTTGATGGTCAACGCAGTCCCCAGCACGGCGCCGGCGTCACCGCCGGCCAGGTCAAAGGCCAGCAGACCCAGGGCGACCGTGAGGAGACCGGTGCCAAGCAGGGCAACGATCTGGGCCGAAAAGAGTTTCCGGTAGGCCTTGATGGCCAGAACTTCAAACAACGGGGCTCCCAGTCAGGTTGGCGAAGCGTTCAACGCGTGCACACGTGTGCACTCAATAGCCTACCCGGGAGACGCCCGGCCGGGTCAGCCGAGGCTCAGCTCGTCCGAGATGGCCCTGGCCGCCTCACGCAGGAGCGGAACCGCGCGGTCCGCAAAGGCCTGGTCCACCCGGGACACCGGGCCGGAGACCGATATGGCCATCGGGGTCGGCGCGTTGTCGACGGCCATGGCGAAGCACCGGACGCCAAGCTCCTGCTCCTCTTCGTCGACGGCGTAGCCCCGCTGCCGGATCGTCTCAAGGTCCCGGAGCAGGGAGTCGATGTCCCCGATGCTTTTGGGCGTGGGAGTAGGCATACCGCTGCGCGACACAATCCCCCGGACGGTCGCGTCGTCGAGCTGGGCCAGAATCGCCTTGCCCACGCCGGTGGAATGCATATGCGCCCGGCGGCCCACTTCGGTGAACATGCGCATCGAATGCCGCGACGGTACCTGGGCGACGTAGATGATCATGTCCGCGTCCAGGACAGCCATGTTGGCGGTCTCCCCCAGCCGGTCCACGAGGGACTTCAGCTGGGGCCGGGCCAGGACACCGAGTTGTTTGTTCGCGCCCTCGCCCAGCCGGATCAGCCGCGGCCCCAGCGAGTACCGCCGGTTGGGCAGCTGCCGGACATAGCCCAGGCTGACCAGCGTGCGCAGCAGCCGGTGGATGGTCGGGAGCGGCAACGAGGTGGAAGAGGAGAGTTCGCTCAGCATGACTTCGCCGCCGGCGTCGGTGATGAGTTCCAGGAGTTCAAAAACACGCTCGACCGACTGGACGCCTCCGGGGGCTTTTTCAGCCATCTCGCTCTGTCTCCTGCCGGTCCCTGCCGATATCGAATATCCGCATCGTGAAATTTTTTGCCTGCCGAGTCAAAGATACAACACGGCCGCCTCGGCTCCCCGGGCTCTGCCGCCGCCTGCGCGCACGGCCGCGCGGGCGGCCGTGTGCGCAGGCGATCGTCCTAGATGGCCTTCCCGGGGTTGAGGATGCCGAGCGGGTCGAAGACCTTCTTGATGGCGTGCTGCAACTCGAGGGACTCGCTGCCCAGTTCGTCCCGCAGCCAGTCGCGCTTGAGGATTCCGACGCCGTGTTCCCCCGTGAGGGTGCCGCCGAGGCTACGGGCCAGCTCGAACATCTGGCCGAGTGCGGCCTTGGCCGGGCCTTCCGTGGAGGGCTGGCCGGGCTCAAGCACGATCATCGGGTGCAGGTTGCCGTCGGCGGCGTGGGCGACGGTGAAAATCCGCACCCCGGTGCGGTGCGAGATTTCCTCGATCCCGGCGACCATCTCGGCGAGCCGGCCGCGGGGCACACCGACGTCGCCGATGCAGACGTCGCCGAGCAGTTCCAGGGAAGGAATGGCCTCCCGGCGCGCTTTGAGCAGTTCGGCGGTTGTTTCCGGATCCGTGGCCTTTTCGTAGGACGAAGCGAGCGGTTTGATGGCCTCGATCAGCACCTCCTGTTCCAGGAATGCCCCGTACCCGTCAGTCTGGGCAAGGAGGAAGGCTCCGCCGCGGCTTCGGTAGTCGGTACCCAGTGCCGCGTCGACGGCCGCCAGGGTCGGTCCGTCCATCAGTTCCAGTACGGACGGGGTCACGCGCGACGAAATGATGGCGGAGGCTGCCTGGGCGGCGGCCACGATGTCCGGGAAGAAGGCCGCGACGGTCGCCGTCGCCACCGGAAGCGGGCGGAGCCGCAGCGTCGCTTCCACCACGACCCCGAGGGTCCCCTCGGAGCCGATCATGAGCGCGTTGAGGTCATATCCGGTGACGCCCTTGATCGTTTCCCGGCCGGTCTTAAGGAGCCGGCCGTCCGGCA harbors:
- a CDS encoding MFS transporter, producing MFEVLAIKAYRKLFSAQIVALLGTGLLTVALGLLAFDLAGGDAGAVLGTALTIKMLAYVFVAPLMAALVERLPKKAVLVGADLIRAGIALMLPAVDQAWQIYVLVFVLQSASATFTPAFQALIPVVLPDERHYTRALSLSRLAYDLESLLSPALAAALLTVLSFHELFLGTVAGFLVSAALVITTALPAAHAAPLEGSLWHRTTLGARIFARTPELRGLMALNLVVAAATALVLVNTVVYARELFGGSNADVAVALACFGAGSMVIALAAPRILDRTADRTLMAMGAVLLSVGLAGAFVLLAFSGPWPVLLGLWVLLGAGTSMINTPSARLLRRAATDSTRSYIFTAQFSLSHACFILTYPAAGWIGATAGQPAAAAALAAVAALGSVAGLAFWPATAKTSHAPASTKG
- a CDS encoding IclR family transcriptional regulator; translation: MAEKAPGGVQSVERVFELLELITDAGGEVMLSELSSSTSLPLPTIHRLLRTLVSLGYVRQLPNRRYSLGPRLIRLGEGANKQLGVLARPQLKSLVDRLGETANMAVLDADMIIYVAQVPSRHSMRMFTEVGRRAHMHSTGVGKAILAQLDDATVRGIVSRSGMPTPTPKSIGDIDSLLRDLETIRQRGYAVDEEEQELGVRCFAMAVDNAPTPMAISVSGPVSRVDQAFADRAVPLLREAARAISDELSLG
- a CDS encoding FAD-binding oxidoreductase gives rise to the protein MSETISGAGATLVAAARHGSTAEAARRDVNTDRSGYTPETLPDGVVYATSIDDVVDTMVRATAARVPIVARGAGTGLAAGSSAQAGEIVLDVSGMNRILRLDPLEQIIVVEPGILNAEVNAAAGEHGLFYAPDPASTAICSIGGNIATNAGGMRCAKYGVTRESVLALKVVLPDGRLLKTGRETIKGVTGYDLNALMIGSEGTLGVVVEATLRLRPLPVATATVAAFFPDIVAAAQAASAIISSRVTPSVLELMDGPTLAAVDAALGTDYRSRGGAFLLAQTDGYGAFLEQEVLIEAIKPLASSYEKATDPETTAELLKARREAIPSLELLGDVCIGDVGVPRGRLAEMVAGIEEISHRTGVRIFTVAHAADGNLHPMIVLEPGQPSTEGPAKAALGQMFELARSLGGTLTGEHGVGILKRDWLRDELGSESLELQHAIKKVFDPLGILNPGKAI